The Acetoanaerobium noterae nucleotide sequence ATTCTTAATTCACTGGCAAATAGCAGGAATACCATCAATAATAATGGATAATGCTGTATCTACATTATTTGGAGGAGAAAACAGTAAAAAAGTACTTGAACAGTGGGATAGAATTACAAAATATCAAGAAATAGTTACTTTAGTTCATGAAGAGGATAAACCACCAAAGTTAGAGGATGCCATAGAAAGTTTAAGTGATTGTTCTGAAATTAATGTAACTGATACATTTGATTTGGATTGGCAAGATTTAATGACTGTTGACACTATAAGAATTCAGCAAAACTTTAGAAAAAAAATAGAAGAAAAAAAAGTAAGAGAAATTGGTAATACTTTTATTGATATAAAAACGAGTAAAAGATGGGAAACACGATATGACAGTGATGGTGGCTCTTATACTATCCTAGTAGGTTATGTAGTATGCAAAACTAGAGATTTTAATGATACTGAATTTGAAAAGTACTATTTAAAAGATAATTTCAAAAAATCTGCTCAAGGTGCAGAGTATATGTCATGGCAGTTACATGAAATATATGTAGGAGAAGAGAACTCACCAGAGGAAGACATAGATAGCACTGAATTGCCTGAAATAGTTGAAGGAGAAAATATAACTACAGTAAATTATTATAATCAAGCAAAGGGTTATTGGTCGCAAAAGGTTTATGGAAGAGGAACTAAAACTAAGACTAATACGTATACTTGGTCTGGATGCGGTCCTACAGCAGCTGCTATAGTTTTTTCTACTTTGAAAAATGATACTTCTATTGATCCCTATACTATGGGAGAACTTTTTTATAAAAAGAATCTTCGCTTTGATGCAGGGACAGCACACAATGCAATGGTAGTTGCAGCTAAAGAATATGGTTTAAAATCTGATTTCTTTGCATTTAATCAGACTGATAAATTAGTGAATCATCTTAATAAAGGACATATTGTAACTAGCGTTCTAGGAAGAAATAAAACAGATTTATACGGTGGTAGAGGGCATTTTGTAGTTATAAACGGTATTCGAGAAACCAACGGTAAAGTAGAGGTTTATGTAACTGATCCTGCGTACAGTAAAAAAAATGGTTGGTGGGATATTAATACTGTAGTAACTGGCTCCAAGAATTTCTCTGCTGTATGGGATTAAAAATGTACTTCATAAATTTCCCTGAAGACCAGGAGTAGCTCAAAACAATGAGATACATTTATTATGTGATTCGGTTTTATGGCTAGGAGTTTTTCTGGCCATAAAATAGGAATCACAATATTTTAAATTAGGAAGGAGTAAGTTAAATGAATAGACCAGAAAGAATGAATATAGCATACATTGGAAGAGAGGCTATTTATCAAATACTAGTTGAAAATCATTTTACAATGTTTGACTTTCATTATACTCAATATGTCGATACAAGATTTAATGTGCAAAGAGAAATAGAAAAAATATTTAAATTAAAAAACATAACTTGTTTAGTTGTAGATTATTATGTATTGAATACGGATGCTGAATTTACAAATGCTTTAAATAATTATAAAGCGATAAATCCAGATATTCATATTATTGTAACTCTGTTTGAAAAGAAATATCATAATAACGATTTTGAAATGCTAAAAGTAGGTAATTTAAATTTAGAAATTGAAAATAAAGAAGTAGAAAAAGGTAAATCTTTTTTAGAAAAAATTTCAGAAAAAAAGGATGAAATTAAAGGGAATATAGAAGATAAAAAAAGTAAGAAGAAAATTTTGATAGACGAAAAAAAGGTTGTTGAAAATGTAGTTGTAGAGAGTTGTGATATTGAATCACATGAAAAAATCAATGATTCTGAAAAAAAAGAAAGTAAAAGTGAAAAAAAAGATATAAAAATAAATATCCCTAAAATTCCAAAATTACCTAAGTTTAATATTAAAGAAAAGATAAGAAAAAACAATATGAATATTTTAAGCAAAAATATAGATTTTTTAGATGATTGCAATGTGGAATATTTCAGCAATGACAAAGTAGTAGCTTTATACTCAGACTTTAGTTTGCAAGGAATATCTACTTTATCATATAACATTTTAAATCATTATGAAAATACTTGTGTTATAGATACAAACATGAGCTTTATAAAATTATCAGGACATGAATCTATTGAAACATATCTTAGAGAAACTTTGATTATAGCTGATTACTTTGAATTTAATAAACTTAATATATACTCTGTGAATCCAAATATTTCTTCTCAGGAATTAAAAACGATTATTAGAAAACTCTTAACTAAATACAGTAAGGTTGTAATTGATTTAAAATCGGATGAACTTTTCAAGGACTTATCAAATGAACTTACAATTTCATCTTACTATGTCATAGAGGAGGATTTTGATATTTTCCATATGGCACGAAAAAGTGAAATAATAAAAATCCCTTATATCAAGTTGATTATAAATAAATCTACTAATACATTTACAAATGATGATATCAAAAAAACTTTAAATACTGACCTTGATATCATACAAATAGCATAGAGGTGAACTATGACACTTAAAAAAAGATTTTTAAAGAGATATCCTGCTTTGATAGGTATGGAAATACTTTTTATTAGCTCATTTTTCTTTATTTTCTGTTTAGTTGGAAAAGATAGCCCACCTAAATTGACATATATAAATGATTTCTTAAACTTTTATTTATTTAAAGAAATAATGTACTTCGGACAATCTATAGTATTAGTTGCTTTTTTTAGATATCTTATTATTCCAGAACTGGATATAGAAAGTAACCAACATGGTTCTACAAGATGGCTTACACATAAAGAATTTAAAAAAACTGTAACAGAGTGGGATTTTAAATCAGAAATAAATAAAGGTGGTCAAATGCTTGGAATTGAAATAAAAGATGAAAAACCCTATAAAGGATATTTTGATTGTGGAGATGTACACAATTTAATTATAGCTGCTACTCGCTCAGGAAAGACAAGAAAGTTACTATTAGAAACTATAATGAATGTTGCTTCAGCAGGTGAATCTATGGTTATCAATGATCCTAAAGGTGAGAATTACCTTATTACCTATCCGTATCTAAAAGATAAAGGATATAATATAATTTGCATAGATTTTAGAGAACCATTAAAATCTAATTATTGGAATCCTTTATATATAATAAATAATTTATTTAAGAAAAATGAAAAATCTTTAGCTGTGGAATGTGCATTTGATTTAGCATCTATTATATGTCCTATAGGATTATATGATTCAGATAGTGCTATATTTAAAGAAGGTGCTCAATCAATAGTTGCAGGGGCAATAATAATCTTATGTACTCAAGCAGAAAAAGAAGAACAAATAAATATGTCTAGCTTAATCGAAGTAATACATTGTATGAGTGATG carries:
- a CDS encoding C39 family peptidase, translated to MKQLVRAILVASLIIVTLISLLLFLIHWQIAGIPSIIMDNAVSTLFGGENSKKVLEQWDRITKYQEIVTLVHEEDKPPKLEDAIESLSDCSEINVTDTFDLDWQDLMTVDTIRIQQNFRKKIEEKKVREIGNTFIDIKTSKRWETRYDSDGGSYTILVGYVVCKTRDFNDTEFEKYYLKDNFKKSAQGAEYMSWQLHEIYVGEENSPEEDIDSTELPEIVEGENITTVNYYNQAKGYWSQKVYGRGTKTKTNTYTWSGCGPTAAAIVFSTLKNDTSIDPYTMGELFYKKNLRFDAGTAHNAMVVAAKEYGLKSDFFAFNQTDKLVNHLNKGHIVTSVLGRNKTDLYGGRGHFVVINGIRETNGKVEVYVTDPAYSKKNGWWDINTVVTGSKNFSAVWD